A window of the Trichoderma asperellum chromosome 4, complete sequence genome harbors these coding sequences:
- a CDS encoding uncharacterized protein (EggNog:ENOG41~TransMembrane:2 (o25-44i56-78o)): MDTPTMTMLGEASVGFKVFQLFLRWWRALFVTGILIMNSIFLGMMNSHDLHVNRSIVIAEGFAAAGAAWGCIDMIFGICSAFCCNPLMAIPLEGFMTGCYVFIATVYKQALRDCKGYADTPFGEIMGMDGLPSVRDSCGMQKANFALSIVAA, from the coding sequence ATGGATACACCTACCATGACCATGCTTGGAGAGGCAAGCGTCGGATTTAAAGTCTTTCAATTGTTTCTACGCTGGTGGCGGGCGCTATTCGTCACCGGTATTCTCATAATGAACTCTATCTTCTTGGGCATGATGAATTCTCATGATCTTCATGTCAACCGGAGCATAGTCATTGCGGAAGGTTTTGCGGCCGCAGGTGCTGCATGGGGTTGTATTGATATGATCTTTGGCATCTGTTCAGCATTTTGCTGTAACCCTCTTATGGCCATTCCTCTCGAAGGTTTTATGACAGGGTGCTACGTCTTTATTGCCACCGTATATAAACAAGCTCTTAGGGACTGTAAAGGCTATGCTGATACACCTTTTGGGGAAATTATGGGCATGGACGGATTGCCTAGTGTTCGAGATTCATGTGGCATGCAGAAGGCCAACTTCGCTCTATCAATTGTTGCAGCGTAA
- a CDS encoding uncharacterized protein (EggNog:ENOG41~TransMembrane:7 (o6-29i41-62o82-107i119-140o170-190i202-221o241-261i)), which yields MADRSGQMLVLNIIFMTLTTITVALRVYCRGWVVRSFGVDDHLMVVTWISFTAYLISQQFGLSYGTGKSRDLLTDSDNRNALLTWYVCELFYVFCTCVVKVSVGFFLLRLSVDMKHIWILRLSMASTAIFGAAFFFVGVFQCNPISTYWEIYPGFEGRCIPERTIVIMNYVASCLNCIADWTFGILPGFIVWSLNMPMKSRILVIGLLGFAAIASTATLVRYKYVDSLSDGPNFLFATVDIANWSTVEVGIGITAASLATLKPLFKLISYKAGLTDSGPSNHHWRGRSGEGRFQLGYIRSTSAPPPVPPKSPRLRVNIKENTNDSIAP from the exons ATGGCCGACCGGAGCGGCCAGATGCTTGTTCTCAATATCATTTTTATGACACTTACCACGATTACCGTTGCCCTCCGCGTTTATTGTCGAGGATGGGTTGTACGATCGTTTGGGGTCGATGACCACCTCATGGTCGTCACTTGG ATTTCCTTTACCGCATACCTCATCTCTCAGCAATTCGGTCTTTCATACGGGACCGGGAAAAGCCGTGATCTATTGACTGATAGTGACAACAGAAATGCGCTCCTA ACGTGGTATGTGTGCGAATTATTTTACGTCTTCTGCACTTGTGTGGTGAAGGTATCCGTTGGATTTTTCTTATTACGCCTGTCAGTCGATATGAAACATATATGGATCCTTCGGCTCTCGATGGCATCGACAGCGATCTTTGGTGCCGCGTTCTTCTTCGTTGGCGTTTTTCAATGCAACCCTATATCTACGTATTGGGAAATATATCCTGGATTTGAAGGCCGCTGCATCCCAGAAAGgaccatcgtcatcatgaaCTATGTTGCTTCATGCTTGAACTGCATTGCGGATTGGACTTTCGGGATCTTGCCTGGCTTTATTGTCTGGTCTCTGAATATGCCGATGAAGAGCAGGATTCTGGTTATTGGTCTTCTGGGGTTTGCTGCCAT TGCGAGCACAGCCACGCTTGTCCGGTACAAGTATGTCGATTCTCTATCAGATGGCCCGAACTTTCTAT TTGCCACCGTCGACATCGCAAATTGGAGCACCGTCGAAGTCGGCATAGGCATTACTGCCGCGTCCCTCGCGACTCTCAAGCCTTTATTCAAACTTATAAGCTACAAAGCGGGCCTCACTGATAGTGGACCAAGCAATCATCATTGGCGGGGCCGGAGTGGCGAAGGTCGTTTCCAGTTGGGTTATATAAGAAGCACCAGCGCGCCGCCACCCGTCCCTCCAAAATCACCACGGCTGagagtaaatattaaagagaACACCAATGATTCTATAGCTCCATAA
- a CDS encoding uncharacterized protein (EggNog:ENOG41) produces MSEPSGIDWNTGAKSAMVSIGSHKLYLAASGQDRKPGQPIILLMQGMASTIDEWVLVKRLVSPFARWVEYDRSGLGRSEDPVETREEISAASVAADLDVLLKTAGVAPPYVIVAHSWGGLTSREFIHLQEKNVAGIVFVDAVTEFSKVREELVSEEPYLPALHKDVEFLPISSLTRDLKLSPEEWAAVQKQDDSARTSVVGAAELKASWGDKPVLMAKKQGENQVLGNKPVSVLAANNAMDLQIRFDAGVTAGNGTEKERAQYRVLIDRMSKEDIDHQKEQLKLSSVGRYTFTETNGHNVQMTDPQLIVDEIRWVLDHVVV; encoded by the coding sequence ATGTCTGAACCCTCCGGCATCGACTGGAACACTGGTGCTAAGTCGGCAATGGTTTCGATTGGCAGCCACAAACTCTATCTAGCTGCCTCGGGCCAGGACCGCAAGCCCGGCCAGCCAATAATCCTCTTGATGCAAGGTATGGCGAGCACGATTGATGAATGGGTTCTCGTCAAGCGCCTCGTTTCTCCATTTGCGCGCTGGGTTGAGTATGACCGTTCTGGCCTAGGTAGGAGTGAAGATCCCGTTGAAACGCGTGAAGAAATCAGCGCTGCATCTGTCGCGGCAGATTTGGACGTTCTCCTCAAAACAGCTGGGGTCGCTCCTCCTTACGTTATTGTGGCCCATTCGTGGGGAGGACTCACTTCTCGGGAGTTCATTCATTTGCAGGAGAAAAATGTTGCCGGTATCGtgtttgttgatgctgttacTGAGTTCAGTAAAGTCCGTGAGGAGCTAGTATCTGAAGAGCCGTATCTTCCAGCGTTACATAAGGACGTCGAGTTTCTTCCTATTTCATCTCTTACGCGGGACTTAAAACTGTCTCCTGAGGAATGGGCTGCTGTTCAGAAGCAGGATGATAGCGCCAGAACATCAGTCGTCGGGGCTGCCGAACTAAAGGCATCCTGGGGAGACAAGCCGGTgctgatggcaaagaagCAAGGCGAAAATCAAGTCCTCGGAAACAAACCCGTGAGTGTTCTCGCGGCAAATAATGCGATGGATCTCCAGATACGGTTTGATGCTGGTGTTACTGCTGGAAACGGTactgaaaaggaaagagcACAGTATAGAGTGTTAATAGACAGGATGTCAAAGGAAGATATCGACCATCAGAAAGAGCAGCTAAAGTTATCAAGTGTAGGAAGGTATACATTTACAGAGACAAACGGTCATAATGTTCAGATGACAGACCCACAGCTAATAGTAGACGAGATTAGATGGGTTTTAGATCATGTTGTTGTATAG